The DNA segment CGGTCGTACGGATCGACATCCCCGGTGGGACGGTGTCGCACCGTGACGTCGCGGCCAACGGCGCCCGCTTCCACATCGCGGAGATGGGCGAGGGCCCGCTGGTGCTGCTGCTGCACGGCTTTCCGCAGTTCTGGTGGACCTGGCGGCACCAGCTCCCCGCGCTGGCCGAGGCCGGCTTCCGCGCGGTGGCGATGGACCTGCGGGGCGTCGGCGGCAGCGACCGCACCCCCCGCGGCTACGACCCGGCGAACCTCGCCCTGGACGTCACCGGCGTCATCCGGTCCCTGGGTGAGCCGGACGCCGCGCTCGTCGGCCACGACCTGGGCGGCTACCTCGCCTGGACGGCGGCGGTGATGCGGCCCAAGCTGGTGCGCCGGCTGGCCGTGTCCTCGATGCCGCACCCGCGGCGCTGGCGCTCGGCGATGCTCGCCGACGTCCGGCAGAGCGCCCGCAGTTCGCACATCTGGAACTTCCAGCGGCCCTGGCTGCCCGAGCGCCGGCTGACGGCGGACGACGCGGCGCTGGTGGGCCGGATGATCCGCGACTGGTCCGGGCCCCGGCTGCCGGAGGACGAGGCGATCGCGGTCTACCAGCGGGCGATGAGCATCCCGTCGACGGCGCACTGCTCGATCGAGCCGTACCGCTGGATGGTGCGGTCGCTGGCGCGCCCCGACGGCATCCAGTTCAACCGACGGATGAAGATGCCCGTACGGGTCCCGACCCTGCATCTGCACGGCTCGCTCGACCCGGTGATGCGCACCCGCAGCGCGGCCGGCTCCGGCCAGTACGTCGAGGCGCCCTACCGTTGGCGGCTGTTCGACGGGCTGGGCCACTTCCCGCACGAGGAGGACCCGGTGGCGTTCTCCACGGAACTCATCAACTGGCTCAAGGACCCGGAACCGGACCGCTGAGCGGCCGCGCGCCGCAGCAGCGGGCCCCGGGCAACGCGAGCCCGGGGTCCGGCCGTTGGACGGGGCGCGCGCACCGGCTTCCCGGCGCGTCCGCACCCCACCGGGCGCGCGGCCCGGTCCGCCCGCCGGGCACACCCGCCCGGCAACCGAACGCACGTATGACGAGCGGCCACTTGCCCGGCGCATAGGCCAATTGGCGGTCCCCGAGGCGGTTACGGACCTTGGGGCCCGGGCAGAGTCGAAAGTATGGGCTGGACGCACGACTACCGTGACGTGGCACGCAACCGCCGCAGCAGTGCCGCTGTAGTGGGTACTCAGGACAGGGGAACCCCGGACCTCGGATCCGGCGCCTCCCCCGACCCGGCGCACCCCATGGGCATCCCTCACATCCTGCGCCGCAGAGCGCGCTGGATGAGCGCGCGGCTACGCCATCCGCGTACCTGATCCCACGGCTTCCACACCCGACGCCCGGCTGCCAGCCGGGCGCGCGGAGCCCGTCTCCCGCGCCCGACACGCCCCACGGCGTGCGCCCGGCGGCCGATGACCGCCGGGGCCGCCCCGGGGCGGTGCCGACCGGGACCTAGATGGCGCAGCCCTGGCTGTCGACCTGCTGCCGGGCGGTACGTCCCTGGAGGACGTCCTGGCGGACCTCGTCGGCGGTCAGCGCGTAGCCGGTGTGCGAGTCGTCCAGCGATTTCGCGAAGACGACGCCGTAGACCTTGCCCTGCGGGGTGAGCAGCGGGCCGCCGGAGTTGCCCTGACGGACCGTGGCGTAGAGGGAGTAGACATCGCGGCCGACCGTGCCGCGGTGGTAGATGTCCGGGCCGTTGGCCTGGATACGGCCGCGGATACGGGCGGAGCGGACGTCGTAGCCGCCGTTCTCCGGGAAGCCGGCGACGATGGCGTTGTTGCCGCTGCTCGCGTCCCCGCCGGCGAACTTCAGCGCCGGCGCCTCCAGCGCGGGGACCTCCAGG comes from the Streptomyces angustmyceticus genome and includes:
- a CDS encoding alpha/beta fold hydrolase produces the protein MTAPDSTASVVRIDIPGGTVSHRDVAANGARFHIAEMGEGPLVLLLHGFPQFWWTWRHQLPALAEAGFRAVAMDLRGVGGSDRTPRGYDPANLALDVTGVIRSLGEPDAALVGHDLGGYLAWTAAVMRPKLVRRLAVSSMPHPRRWRSAMLADVRQSARSSHIWNFQRPWLPERRLTADDAALVGRMIRDWSGPRLPEDEAIAVYQRAMSIPSTAHCSIEPYRWMVRSLARPDGIQFNRRMKMPVRVPTLHLHGSLDPVMRTRSAAGSGQYVEAPYRWRLFDGLGHFPHEEDPVAFSTELINWLKDPEPDR